TCCCGCCGGCGAGGCGGACGGCCTGGTGGACCGCCTCGACCGATCCGCCGGCAGCGACGCGGTCCTTCGGTCGGGCGACGGCCCAGTCGGGGATCGCCCCGACCAGGGAGCGGAAAAGGCCGGAGGCGTCGCCCGGGGCGAATCCGGCCTCGCGCAGCCGGGCCAGTCGTGCTTCGAGGTCGGCCGACGTGTGGGCCCCGGCGGCGGCAAGAACCAGAAGCTGTTGCGCCGCTCCCTCGGCGGACGCCGCTCCGGTGGCCGCCGGCGCGGCGAGGGCGCGCTCCAGGGCGAGCGAGAAACGATGCAGATCGCGCGCCGCCGCGGCGCTCAGGACGGGGGTGGGAGCCGCCGAGGTTCCTTCTCCCTCGCCGCCGGGGGCGGCGGTCGGGCGGTGAAGCCGCTCGACCAGGGCGGTGGCCCCGCCGACTGACTCCCGCAGGTGACGGAGGAGGCCGGCGAGACGTTCGCGCTCCTCGGGGGGGCAGGCGGCGAGCAGTTCCCCGGCGAGCGCGCCGAGGTAGTCGCCGAATCGCTCTTCGGCGACGAGGTGGTGGACCTCGAGCTGCTGGATCTTCTTGATCGCGTGGTAGAGCAGGTCGGAGAGGGGCGTCGTTCCCCGTCGGCCTTCGAACTGGAAGAAGGCCCAGATTCGCAACTGCTCGGCGGTGACCGCCGGAGGGTAGTCGAGCAGCGTGTTGACGGCGTCGGCGACCAGGAGCGGCGCCAGGGCGTCGGCCAGATAGCCCTGAAGGTCCTCCAGCGCCTCGCTCAGGCGAGCATCGACCTCGCGCATCGAGCCCTATTTCAGCACATCGCTGGTCCGGGATCTGGGAACAGCCGACGCCTGCGGGGTATCCCCATGGCGAGAAGGCCAAGATCGTCCAGCGGGTGACCGTGGATTTCTGTCCCGGAGCGGCACGGATTGGCGTAGATTGAAGAGAAGGGAAGTCAACTGACGTCGCAGCGCCGAGAGCTCGCTCCGGCGGCTCGCCGAATCCCGGCAGGCCGAGCGACCGAGCGAGAAGCCTACCGATTCCGGCGGGCGGGTCTGCGCGATGCGATCGGAACGGTGAGGTGCGATCCACGGGTCGCATGGCTCGCCGTCCAGTGAATGTCGACGCCGTCCGAGGTTGCCGAGCGACCCGACGGCAGAAAGGAGTGGAGCGATGTTCCGCAAGACGCTGATGCTCGCCACCCTCATGCTGGCAATCTCGGCTCTGTCTGGCTTGGCCCAGGCGCCGGACTACGGCCAGACGTTTGCCGGCACGACGGTCGGGGGACCGACCTGGAATCGGCCCACCACGACGTCGCTTCTGAGCGCCTCCTGCACGGCCTGCCGCTATTCGACCCAGGTCTTCAAGCTGGCCGCCAACTCGGCTTGCTACATCGTGGGCCAGCAGGCCCACGACGGACACATCGCCCTGTATCGCGGGTCGTTCAATCCCGCGGCGCAGTTCACCAACCTGGTCGATCTGAACGACGACGGCGAGCTCGGCACCGGGACCTCGCGCATCCCGAGCGACGCGGATGTCGCCTCGATCGCGCTCACCGCCGGCAACTACATCCTCGTCACCAGCGCCTTCAGCAACGGGGGCGAAGGGAGCTTCACCAACACGATCCACTGCGAGACCGCTCAGCCGACGCAGGGCAGCTGTGGCTTCGGCGACATTCCGAACGACCAGGAGGTCTGTCTGTTCGAGCGCTTCGCGGTGGCGATCAACGGGATCAGCAACCACCCGACCGATGGCATCGCGACCCCGGCGCGCTTCGGGTCGAAGGAAACGGCCTTCTTCTGGTTCTATGGCGACCAGAACTTCGAAGTGATGATCAAGGTCCTCAACGCCTGCGCCATCAACAACAAGTGGTGGGTGTTCGCGGGGGCGCTGACCAATCAGGCTTACCACATCGCGATCTACGACTATTCGTCGGCCACCCGGCGCGACTACTTCAACTCCCAGGGCGTGAACGCGGCGGCGATCACCGACACCAGCGCCTTCCCCTGTCCGTAACCGGAAACAGAAGGAGCATTGGGTCTCGTCCTGCTCACGGCAGGGCGAGGCCCTTTTTCTAGAGGACCCGAGTCGTGCCGCCGAACCCGCCTCGCCGCCGCCGGTCCTTGTGTTGCCTCAGAGCCGCCGGTCTTCCAATCGTGATGGTGTTGCTCCTGGCGGGGGCGGTACGGGGAGCGGAACCGCCGCCTCAGGCGGCCTCGACACCGATTCGGGTGGAGATCCGTACCGATCTCGGGGTGATCGAGATCGCCCTCGAACCGACCCGGGCTCCGACGACCGTGGCCAACTTCCTGCGCTACGTCGATGCCGGCCGCTACGACGGTGGTCGCTTTCATCGCACGGTGCGGCCTGACAACGAGGTGCGCCCCGAGATCCCGATCGAGGTCGTTCAGGCCGGTGTGGCACCCGGGCGTGAGCTCGACGACTTCCCGCCGATTTCCCTGGAACGGACGCGTGACACCGGATTGCGGCATGTCGACGGGGCGATCTCGATGGCACGCGATGCGCCGGACAGCGCGACCTCCGACTTCTTCGTCTGCCTCGGGGACCAGCCGGCGCTCGATTTCGGCGGTCAGCGGAATCCCGATGGACAAGGTTTCGCCGTCTTCGGGCGAGTGGTTTCCGGGATGGGGGTGCTGCGGCGCATCCAGGCGGCCCCGGCGAGCGGGCAGACGCTCACGCCGCCGATCCTCATCCGGACGGTGCGCCGCCTGCCCTGATCGTCCATGATGGGGTGATGGGACGGCGCGTCCTCGAGCTCTTTTCCGGTCTCGGCGGCTGGCGGCTGGCGCTCGGCGAGCCCGATCGCGTCGTCGCGGCCTACGATATCGACACTGGCGCCAACGAGGTCTATGCGCTCAACCACGGCGAGCGACCGCGCTCACGCGAGATCGCCTCGCTGTCGGCCGCCGAGCTCGCCTCCCACGGCGCCGACACCTGGGCGCTGAGCCCGCCCTGCCAGCCCTTCTGCCGCATGGGGCGTCGGCACGGGCTGACGGATCGTCGGTCGACGGCATTTCGGCGCCTCATGGAGCTCTTCCCGGAGAACCCGCCGGACAACCTGGTGCTGGAGAACGTCGAAGGCTTCCTTGGCTCGGACGCGCATGCCCTGCTGACCGAGCGGATGCGGGCTCACGCCATGAGTTGGCGCGAGCTGCAACTCTGCCCCAGCCGCTTCGGGGTGCCGAACCGCCGGCCGCGGGTCTACGTCGTTGCGTCGCGCCGCCCGCTGGCCGATCGCGAGCCTCCCGACCGCGAGCCGGCGGCGCTCGACCGGTATCTCGACGAGGTCGAGGACCCGCAGCTGTTCCTCGACGCGAGCCTCCTGGCGCGCCATCGCCCGGGAATGGACCTGGTGACGAGCGCCGCGCGACGCACCGCCTGCTTCATCGGCGGCTACGGGCAGCGCCTCTCGGGAAGTGGATCGTTCCTCGAAGGACCCGGCGGCGTCCGCCGGTTCTCGCCCGCCGAGATCGCGCGCCTCCTCGGCTTTCCCGACGGCTTTCACTTTCCCGGCGCGCTGTCGCTCGAGCGGCGCTTTCGCCTGCTCGGCAACTCGCTCTCGCTGCCGGTGGCGCGTTGGGTCGTCGGGTTGCTCGACGGCTGAAGAACCGGCGGCAGGGCTCCCGCCTCCGGCACGCCGTGCCGGCGTTCGACAAACCGGCGGTCAGGTCGCCGGCGCGGCGTTCGGATCGACCGGCTTGCCCCAGAGCCAACCCTGTCCGAACTCGACGCCGAGCTCGGCGAGGATGTCGGCGACGCCCTGCCGCTCGACCTTCTCGGCGATCACCGCCTTGCCCAACGCGTGGGCCACGGTGACCATCGCCTGAACGAGCGCCCGGTTGGTGGGGTTGCTGTCGAGGTCGTAGACGAACGAGCCGTCGATCTTCACCAGGTCGACCGGCAGGTTCTGCAGGTAGGCGAACGACGAGAACCCGGTGCCGAAGTCGTCGAGAGCGAAGGAGCAGCCGAGCTCCTTGAGCCGGCGGGCCCAGCGCTGCAGGCCGGTGATGTCGGCGATCGCGGCGGTCTCGGTGATCTCGAAGGTCAGCGCGCCGGGCGGCAGGCCGGCACGGACGACCAGCGCCTCGATCTCGGAGAGCAGGGCTGCGCTGCCCAGGCTCGACCCGGAGAGGTTGACGAAGAGGCGACTCGCCTTGCCGGAGGCGAGCAGCTCGACCGCCGTCTCCACCACCCAGCGGTCGAGCGCCGAGACCAGGCCGAAGCGCTCGGCGGCCGGCAGGAAGGAGCCCGGGGGGATCAAGCCGCCAGAGTCGTCGACCATGCGGACGAGCGCCTCGCCGCGGTCGCTCCCGGCATCCGGGAGAGCGACGATCTTCTGGACGACCAGCCGAAGCTGGCCGTCTCGCAAGGCGTCCTTGAGGCGGGCTGCCCATCGCCCGAGCTCGTCGAGCTCCGCCTGCTCGGCAGGCTCCTGGCGGTAGGTGACGATGCGATCGCGTCCGGCGGTCTTGGCGGCCTGGAGGGCGGCATCGGCGAGTGCCAGGGCCGCGGCGCCGGACCTCGTTGCATCGATCGGGGCGAGCCCGGCGCTGACGGTGACGTCGAAGACCGTCCCTTCGCTCTCGACCCGCACGGCGGCGGCGCGGCGCCGGAGCTCTTCGGCGAGCGCTTCGGCCTCTTCGAGCGTCGTCTTGGAGGCGAGCACCGCGAGCTCGTCGCCGCCGAACCGGTAGAGGGTCGCCCCCTCGGGGAGCCGCTCGGCCAGGCGCCCGGCGAGCTCGACGAGCAGGCGATCGCCGGTCGAGTGACCGAGCGCGTCGTTGAGCAGAGCGAAACGATCGATGTCGAGCATCACCAGAGCGCCGCTTTCGCCACTCTGGGCGGCCTTCTCGACATCCAAACGCAGCTGAGCCTGACTCGACAGACCGGTCAGCAGGTCACGGGTGGCGAGACTGCGGATCACCTCTTCCTGCCGATGCCGCGCGGTGGTGTCCTGCTTGACCGCGACGAAGTGCTCGATGCTCCCCTTGGCCCCGCGGACCGGGGTGATCGTCATCTCCTCGAGGTAGAGCGAGCCGTCCTTGCGGCGGTTGAGCAGCTCACCACGCCAGACGCCGCCGGCGGTGATCGTCTCCCACATCTGTCGATAGAAGACCTCGGTCTGCACACCGGACTTGAGAATTCGCGGGTTCCTTCCCGCGGCCTCTTCTCGCGAGTACCCGGTCAGCTCGCCGAAAGCAGGATTTACCCAGAGGATGGTGCCGTTGGCGTCGGTGATCACGATTCCGTTCGCGGTGGCTTCGAGCGCAGCGTTGCGCAGCCGAAGCGCGTCCTCGGCCCGCCGCCGCGCGACGCGGGTGGCCCACGCCTCGCGGGCGGAGCGCACCGCATAGGGAAGGCGTGCCAACCGCTCCTTGAGCACGTAGTCGTCGGCTCCCGCCTTGATGCAATCGGCGGCGGTCTCTTCGTCGAGCGAACCGGTGACGACGATGAACGGCAGCTCGATGCCCTGTTCGCGCACCCGGCGCAACGCGGCGAGGCCGTTCCAGCCCGGCAGCGAAAAATCAGCGAGCACGAGCTCGGGTTCGAAGGTCCGCAGCCGGTCGGCAAAGTCGCTCTCGGTTTCGACGCGGGTCCACTCCGGAGCGAGGCCGGCACGGCGCAGCTCGCGGATCTCGAGCTCGGCGTCGAGCGGCTCGTCTTCGAGGATCAGGATCCGGACCGATTCGCCGGAAGCCGGGTCGGAGCTGGCCATGGCGAGCTCAGCAGGGCGGCTGATTGATTCGCAGCCAGTAGCGTCCGACCTCGCCGACGGCGGCGACGAACTTCTCGAACTCCACCGGCTTGACGATGTAACTGTTGGCGCCAAGCTCGTAGGCGCGCCGGATATCGGGCTCCTCGCGCGAGGAGGTAAGCACGACGACCGGCAGTTGGCGGGTTCGCTCCTCCTGCCGCACGCGCGCCAGGACCTCGAGTCCGCTGACCTTCGGCAGCTTGAGGTCGAGGAAGAGCACGCGCGGCAGGGGGCTGCGGGAGGCGACCTCGGGGCCGAAGAGGATCTCGAGCGCCTCGGCGCCGTCGCGGGCGACCTGCACCGGGTTGGCAAGATGGACGCGGCGGAACGCCCGCAGGATCAACTCGACGTCGTCCGGGTTGTCCTCGACAAGCAGGAGATCGGGGCTCTCGTTGCTGTTCATTCCGCATCTCCTGAAACGGGAAGCTGGATGGTGAAGGTGGCGCCGCGATCGACGACGCCCTCGGCGCGGACTCTGCCGCCGTGGCGCTCGACGATCCGCTGGACGAGCGCCAGGCCGACGCCGGTTCCTTCGAACTCGCGTCCGTGCAGCCGCTGGAAGACGCCGAACAATTTGTTGGCGTAGCGCATGTCGAAGCCGACGCCGTTGTCCCGGACTTGGAAGCTCGCCCAGGAACCCTCGCGGTCGCCGGTGATTTCGATTCTACGACGCTCCCGACCCGCGCTGAACTTGATCGCGTTCGACAGCAGGTTGACGAAGACCTGGCGGAGGAGCGCGGGATCGGCCGAGACCTCCGGCAGCTCCCCCAGCACGATCTCGGTTCGGTCCCTTTCGTCCGCCGGCAGCAGCTCGTCGAGAAGCCCGTGAACGAGCGGCGTCACCTCCACCGGGACGCGCTGTATCTCGTGCCGGCCCGCTCGCGAGAAGGAAAGCAAGTCGTCGATCAGCAGCCCCATCCGGTTGGCGCTCTGGCGCACCACCGCGAGCAGGCGAGTCCCCTCGGCATCGAGGCGCGAGGCGTGGTCTTCCTCGAGCATGCGCGAGAAGCCGTCGATGGCGCGCAGCGGCGCGCGCAGGTCGTGCGACACCGAGTAGGCGAAGGCCTCGAGCTCGCGGCTCTTGGCGACGAGCTCGGCGGTGCGCGACTCGACGCGCGCCTCGAGGCTGGCGTTGAGCCGTCGGATCTCCTCCTCGGCGCGAAGCCGTTCGGTGACGTCGGTGACCAGCACCAGTCGACAGGCCCGGCCGGAGAAGTCGACATCGTGGCTCCGGATCTCGACCGCGACAAGCGAGCCGTCGCGGTGGCGGTGACGCCATGGGCCGGAAATCTCGAGACCCGGGCGCGAGGACTGCAGGTTGGCCTCGAGCGCTGGAAGGTCCTCTTCCGGACGAATGTCGCGCAGCGTCCGGGAGAGGAACTCCTCGCGGGTGTAGCCGTAGGAGGCCACCGCGGCGTCGTTGACCGCGACGAAGCGCAGGGTCTCGAGGTCGTAGACCCACATCGGCGCCGGGTTGCTGTCGAACAGATCGCGATAGCGTGCCTCGCTCTGCCGCAGTCGTTCGTCGGCAGTGGCCAGATCGAGCGCGAGCCCGAGGTCGCCGGCCAGCTCCTCGAGCAGGGCGACGATCTCCGGGACGAAGGCAGCGGGGTGATCGGCGTAGAGCCCGAGGACGGCGATCGCTTCGCCGTGCGAGAGGATGGGACAGGCAGCGCTCGAGCGAAAGCCGCGCTTGCGCCCCGCCTCGCGGAACGGCTCGAGGCGCGGATCGGTCTCCCAGTCCTCGACCACCGTGGCGCGACGCTCGCGGAAGGCGGTGCCGGCGGGGCTCTGTCCCAGCAGCGCGTCCGTGGCGAGGATTCGAACCTCGTCGAAATAGCCGTCGACGCGACCTGCCGACGCTGCCGGAATCAGGCGGCCCTGGGAATCCGGCACGGCGATCCATGCCATGGTGAAGTCGCCGTCGCGGACGATCGTCTCGCAGACCACGTCCATCATGCGCGAGCGATCGCGTACCTCGACGAGGACCTGGTTGACCGACCCGATCGTACGGAGCAGGCGGTTGAGCAGGAGGATGCGCTCGACGGCCGCCTCGCGCTCGGTGGTGTCGCGCACCACGGCGACCAGCACCTCGCTCCCAGCGAGCTGGACGCGGCGCGACGAGACCTCGACCGGAAAGGTCGAGCCGTCGCGGCGGCGATGGCGCGCGGTGAAGTAGTCGCCGTCGCGCTGCGCCTTGGCGAGGTGGTGCGCGGCGGAGCCGCGTTCGTCGGGCACGCGCAGCTCGCTGGCGGTGAGCTGCAACAACTCCGCGCGCGAGTAGCCCCAGAGCGCTTCGGCGGCGAGGTTCGCCTCGAGGATCCGGCCGTCACCCGGACGCAGCCAGACCACGGCGTCACGCACCTGCTCGAGCACCAGTCGATGTCGCTCCTCGCGCAGGCGCCCCTCCTCGGAGGCCGCGAGCCGATCGGAGGTGCGGACGGCACGTACGAGAGTCAGCAGGCCGAGCGTGAGCGAGAGGAGCGCGATCGCCGCCCAGGTGTGCTCGCGAGCCTCGCCGAGGAGCGCTTCGGACCGGTCGACCTTGACCACCAGTCCCCAGCCCGTGCGCTCGATGCGGCGCAGGGCGGCCAGCACGCGCTGCCCGCGGTAGTCGAGGAACTCCCCGCCCCCGATTTCGCCGCGGGCGGCGAGCATCGCCGGCAGGCGCGAGGTCGCGGCGTCGGATGTCGAAAGGTCGCCGGCGACGGGGAAGCGAAGCGGCGACAGGAAGGCGAGTCGATCCCCCTCGACCCGCGACAGCAGGGACTCGCCGGTCTCGGTGATCACCGGCTCGTGGAGCAGGATCGGCCAGAGCGCGGTGGCCGGATCGTCCACGAGGACGACCCAGCCGAGCGGAGAACGGGCATGACGTGACGAGGTCACGGGAGAGAGGAAGACGAGCTGCCGGTTCCCGTCCGGTCCGACGAGGCCGACCCCGGACGCGAGCTGCGGAAGGGCGCGCAAGAGCTCTTCGGAGAGCTCTCGCCCGACGCCCGCTCGGACCTCGTGACGGGAATCGACGATGGCGACCGAGAGACTCTCCCAGCGGGTGCGCCCGACCTCGAGGACGTCGAGGAGATGCTGTGTCGCCTCGCCACCGGGAGCGGGTGAGGAGGCGCTCAGGGCATCGCGCACGCTGGGGAACGACGCGAAGACCGTGGCGTCGGCGAGCCGCCCGGCGAGGAGGCGTTCGACGGCGGCGACTCGCTCGTCGGCGATCGACGCGAGCTGCTTCTGGCGCTCCGCCCGGACCATGCGGTCATGGCGCAGAAGCATCGCGCCGGAGGCGACGGCGACCAGGGCGAGCAGGGCGAGCGAGATCGAGTGCCACAACCGGGCGACGGATCTCGTCGGCCTCGTGGCCGCAGGCCGCGGTTCGTCAGCGGTCATCACACCGGTCCGCAGCCCGTCGGTCGGTCAACTGAGGGCCAGCGGTCCGGTTCGCCGAGGTGCGAACGAGAGTCGATGCGCCGTCTCGTACAGGTTGGGTCCATCCCTGCGGCTCCCCACCGTCGCGATCAGGATACTCCAGTCGACCTGCCGGCCGGATGCCCTTTGTTAGAGTCGCCGACGTGGACCCGTCGCACGCCGCCGCCTTTGTTCTCTGCATCGAGGACAACGAGCTTCGGGACCAGGCGCTGCTGTTGATCGAGAGCATCCGCGCCTTCGCCGGGCGGTGCGCGTCGAGCGAGATCTTCGCCGTGGCGCCCCGGGCCTTCCTCGGCGTCGATCGAGAGACGCGCGCCCGTCTCGACGCGCTCGAGGTCCACTACCACGAAGCGGCGATCAACCGGATCGCTCCCTGGTACGGCAGCGCGAATCGACTCTTGGCTGCGGCCTGGGCGGCGGAACGCTCGAGCGCCGAGGTGCTCTTCGTGCTCGACAGCGACACGCTGGTGCTGGGCGAACCGGAGCCGCCCGGTGAGGAAAGCGACCTCGCGGTGCGCCCCGTCGACGTCAAGGGCTGTGCGAGCGCCGGGCCGGACGACCCATGCGAACCCTACTGGGCCGCGCTCTGCGCCCTCGCCGGGGTGGGCGTCGAGGCGCTGCCGTGGGTCGAGACCGTCTTCGGCGGCGCGCGCGTGCGGGCCACCTACAACGGCGGCTTTTCGGCCGTGCGCCGGGCGAGTGGCATCCCACGAAGGGCGGCCGAGCTCTTCTTGCGATCCCTCCAGGCCGGGCTGTGGCCGACCGCGGGCAACCCCGAGCATGTCGTCGCTTCGACCGGCCGTGTCTCCTCGCTCGCCAGTCGCTACTGGGGGTCGAATCAGGCAGCGCTTGCCGTCGCCGCGTGGTCGTCGACGCGACGGGTCCGACTCCTCGACCGACGCACCAACGTGCCGCTGCACCTCCTTGCCGAGGCGGGAGCGGCGGAGCGCGAGTCGTGGCGCGACCTGCGCCCGCTTCATGTCCACTACCACCGGATGCTCGAGCCGTCGCGGCGCGCCGGCGCGCTCACCCGCCTTGCCGAGCTCGGCGTCTCGCGCGATCAGCTCGCGTGGATCGAGGCCCGCCTGGCGCCGAGTCGATCGCCTTCGGCCGCGCGGGTGCCCGCCGTCGCCGGCCCCTCCGCCGGCCGCGGACGCAACCAGGCGCTGGTGATCCTCGGCATGCACCGTTCCGGGACCTCGCTCGTCGCCAGCGCGCTCCAGCGCTCCGGCGTGGCGATCGGCGACGACCTCGATGCCGGTGGGGTCGGGAATCCCCGGGGGCACTTCGAAGATGGCGAATTCCGCCGCTTTCACGAGGCGCTGCTGGCCTCGGTGGGCGAAACCTGGCTGACCGCGAGCGAGCCGTTGCGCGTCGTCGGTCCCTCCTTCGAGCGGGCGGCCCGGGAGCTCGTCGCGCGACGAGCGGATCGGCCGCTCTGGGGTTGGAAAGACCCGCGGACCTGTCTCGCCCTCGAGCTCTGGGAGCGCCTTCTGCCGCAGGCCTGCTTCTTCGCGCTCTACCGGCATCCGGTGGACGTGGCGTTGTCGCTCTGGCGCCGTGGCGGCGATGGCGAGCTCCAGCGCGACCCCTGGCTGGCGATGCGCGCCTGGGAGCTCCACAACCGAGAGCTGCTCGCCCTGCGCAAGCGGCACCCTGCGCGCTGCTACCTTGCCCAGGTGCCGACGGTGACGCACGACCTGCCGGCTCTGGTCCGGGCGCTCGGCGAGCGATTCGACCTGCCGCTGCGCGACGACGGGGTCGCCGCGGTCCTCGCCCCTGCGGAGCTTGCACCGCGGCCCGAGCTCGGAGGACCGCCCTGGACGGAGCTGCTCGCCGGCCCGCTCGAGCTCTATGCGCAGCTCGAGGCGGCGGCGGACCTGCCGGAATCGCCGGTCGAGCCGCGCGCCCTCGTGCAGACGCTGTCGAACGAGTTCCGCCGGGAGCTGCGGCTTGCCGAGACGCTGCTCTTCGCCCTGCTCGAGCGCTCGCCGGCGACACCCGAGGCGGCGGCAGCGCGTTCGAGCGAGCTGGCGGGTGAGCGGGCACGAGGCCGCCGCTTGGCGGCCGAGCTCGTGGAGGTCATCGCCGAGCGTGACCAGCTGGGCGGGGTGCTCGCCGAGATCGAAGGCTCGCGCGGCTACGCCGCCGTCCGAGCCTGGTGGGCACTGCGGACGGGGCTGCGACGCGTCGGCTCCGGTGGGCAAGGGGCCAACCCTCGAGCCGGTCGCGGCGGCGATCACCGCCGATCGTGAGCGCTCTGCGGCGATCTCTCCCGGCGTGCCCACCGCGGGTCGTCGGGCACCTCGCGTCGGCGAGGGGAGAGAGCTGGCGTTTCGCGGCGATCACCGCCGGCCTCTTCACGCTCCTGACCGCTTGGAGATTGATCGAGCACGAGCTCTGGCGTGACGAGGCCTGGCTCTGGCTGGTGGTGCGGGAGAGCGGCTCGCTGGCCGAGATGTTCGCGGCGCTCGGTCGCAGCGGCCAGGGGAACCTCTATCCGCTGCTGGCCGATCTCGTCCATCAGCTCTCCGATTCCTGGCGCGCGCTCCAGGCGCTCAACCTGGTGATCACTGCCGCGGCGGCCTTGCTCTTCGCGCGTTGGGCACCGCTCGCTCGCCCGCTGCGCGTCCTCGTCCTGCTCGGTTACTTCCCGTTCTACGAGTACGCCGTGTTCAGCCGGCATTACGCGCTCGGCATGCTGCTGCTCTGGATCGCCTGTGCGGCGGCAGCGAGTCGGCGGCCGGCGCTCGGGCTCGGCGCCTCCTTGGGACTGCTCTGCCAGACGACGGTCTACGGCTTCATCCTCGCCGTTGCGGTCGGCGTGGGCTGGCTGTCCGACCGCTGGCCGCGTCGCGACGACCTCCCGCGGATCCCCCGCGGCGAGGCGATCGCCGGCGGCGCGCTCGCCTTGGGTGGAGCTCTTGCCGGACTGTGGCAGCTGCGCCCGCTTCCCGGCACGAGCTTCGCCCCGGGCTGGCACTTCGGATGGGAGCCGGCGATCGCCACGCGCGTCTTGCGGCTCCCATGGCGCGCCTTCGTGCCCTTGCCCCGGTTCGAGCTGCACTTCTGGAACAGCAACCTCCTCGATGGCGTCGCCAGCCTCCAGCCTTGGCTGGGGTGGGTCACCTTCGTGGTCGCCGTGGCGATTCTCCGGCCGCGCCGCGCGTCGCTCGTCACCTTCGCGGTGGGTGGGCTCGGCCTCGCGGCCTTCGCCTACACCAAGTACGTGGGTGAGGGCCGCCACGCCGGCCACCTCTGGCTGCTCTTCCTCGCCGCCCTCTGGCTCGGTGGGGGGCTGCACGAGACGGTGGGGCGCCGCTCCTGGCGGGAATGGACCGTTTCGGCCGTCGTCGTGTGTCAGGTGATCGCCGGCGGCTTCGCCAGCGCGATGGACCTCGTCCACCCGTTCTCGAATGCGGCACGAACGGCGGCGGAAGTCCGCGCGGTCGGCCTCGACCGTTTGCCGCTCCTCGGTTATCGCGAGCCGCCCGCGGCGTCGGTGGCCCTCGCGCTCGGCCAGCCGCTCTTCTCGCCTGCCCGCGGGCTCTTCACCACCCATCCCGATTGGGGACCCGAGCAGCGCGATCTGCCCCTCGACACAGTCCGCTGCCGTGCCCGTGGCCTGGCGCGTCGCACGGGAAAGGATGTCGGCCTGGTGGTGAACCAGGAGCTCCCCGGCTGGCCGGAGATCGAACCGGTCGGGGAGATTCTCGGGGCGATCCTCGAGAGTGAGGACTACCGCCTCTACCGACTGCGGGCGGATCGCCTGGCCGCGACGCGAGCGTTCGCCGGCTGCAACGCGGGAGAGTGAGCGGTGCGTCCGGCGGCGACGCGGCGGAGCTCCGACTCAGGGGCTCTTGGTGGACCAGGCGACCAGCGAGCCAAACTCGAAGCCGTCGGCGGTCAGGACCTGGATCTCGTAGGCTCCGAGATCGATGGTGGAGCCGGTGACGCGTGGACGGCCGAGGAGATCCTCCGGCCCGACGTTCCCGTAGGGCTGGTAGACGCCCTTGCCCGAGAGGGGCGAGTCCGGCTTCAGGTCCCAGTTGCTTGCCAGATCGATGAACCGGGGGTCGACCTGATAGCGGTCGACCTCGAGGGCGACCGGGTTGTTGAGCGCCCGCGGATAGTCGTTGGCGACCAGCGCGACGGTGCCGATGCTGAAGATGCCGAAATCGTAGTCGCCGCCGTTGGCCCAGAGGATGTTGTTCGAGGCCCAGGCGGTGGCCGAGGCGTTCGCCAGGCTCAACGCGACGACGGACGACGCTCCGCCGCTGTTGCCGACGAACGTGTTGTTGGTCACCGCCGCGTCGAAG
This genomic window from Holophagales bacterium contains:
- a CDS encoding sulfotransferase, with translation MPFVRVADVDPSHAAAFVLCIEDNELRDQALLLIESIRAFAGRCASSEIFAVAPRAFLGVDRETRARLDALEVHYHEAAINRIAPWYGSANRLLAAAWAAERSSAEVLFVLDSDTLVLGEPEPPGEESDLAVRPVDVKGCASAGPDDPCEPYWAALCALAGVGVEALPWVETVFGGARVRATYNGGFSAVRRASGIPRRAAELFLRSLQAGLWPTAGNPEHVVASTGRVSSLASRYWGSNQAALAVAAWSSTRRVRLLDRRTNVPLHLLAEAGAAERESWRDLRPLHVHYHRMLEPSRRAGALTRLAELGVSRDQLAWIEARLAPSRSPSAARVPAVAGPSAGRGRNQALVILGMHRSGTSLVASALQRSGVAIGDDLDAGGVGNPRGHFEDGEFRRFHEALLASVGETWLTASEPLRVVGPSFERAARELVARRADRPLWGWKDPRTCLALELWERLLPQACFFALYRHPVDVALSLWRRGGDGELQRDPWLAMRAWELHNRELLALRKRHPARCYLAQVPTVTHDLPALVRALGERFDLPLRDDGVAAVLAPAELAPRPELGGPPWTELLAGPLELYAQLEAAADLPESPVEPRALVQTLSNEFRRELRLAETLLFALLERSPATPEAAAARSSELAGERARGRRLAAELVEVIAERDQLGGVLAEIEGSRGYAAVRAWWALRTGLRRVGSGGQGANPRAGRGGDHRRS